The Pseudoalteromonas rubra DNA segment CCCAATCGGATGGCGGATACTCGCTTAGCCCCTGCACAGCGTTGCCATGACGCAGGCAGATGGTGATACTTTGCCAGCTCCGTTAAAAGGAGATTAATGCCCCTGATATTGTAATGACGTATTACGCCAAATGAGGGATATGCAATGCCACCAGGCAAACACAAGAGAAGGAAACACCATGACGCATCCAACCAGTACCACACTGCTGGCCGTTACCGGACTGGCACCCCAGGTGATCACTGAAACCCTGTACGGGATAGCGCAAAGCCAGCTCGACTGGCCACACAAGATTGTGATCATCACCACCAAAAAGGGAAAACAGGCCGCTATCAAGGGCCTGCTCACCCCACAGCCAGATGGCACGCCGGGCCAGCTTAAACAGTTATGTGACGAACTTGGTAAACCCCCGGTTTACCTGACTGAAGACAACATACTGGCCGTATCGGATGCGGATAAGCAGGCGATGGACGACACCCGTAGCGAAGCCGACCAGCAGGCACTGGCCAATTTTATTGTTAAAGAAGTCGCGAAGCTGTGCAGCGATCCGGACACCCGGCTGCATACCTCTATTGCAGGCGGACGTAAAACCATGACCTTTTATCTGGGCTACGCTATGAGTATTTTTGGCCGCCCCTTTGACCGGCTCAGCCATGTACTGGTGTCAGAACAATACGAATACCTGCCCGACTTTTACTTTCCCACCAGCGCATCAAAACTGATTGAAAACCGCAATGGCGAGCAGTTCGACTGCCGGGATGCACAAGTCACCCTCTCGGAAATCCCGTTCGTCAGCCTGCGCAGCCTGTTCTCGCCTGCGCAGATCCAGCTGTTTAATGATATGGACTATGCCGATCTGGTAGCTCAGGTACAACTGGCCACTAATCCGGACAGCATCAACCTGACGCTTTATGCACACTTCAACGATGCGTGTTTAATGATCAATGATTTTGAAGTCGACTTTAGTGACAACCTGATGGAATACGTCTTCTTACTGATGTGTGCACGTCAGGGAGAACAAAGCGAGATAAAACGCCCCTCAGCGGTCAATATCAAAGCAGATCCAGAGCTGCCGCAAAAACTGGCTGACAACTTTTTGAAAGCACTGGCATTGTTTGTCACCGACACAGACTATCGTGACAGCATGTCACGTGCCAACAAAGTAAACGCACTCACTCAAAATGACGCCGT contains these protein-coding regions:
- the csm6 gene encoding CRISPR-associated ring nuclease Csm6, whose product is MTHPTSTTLLAVTGLAPQVITETLYGIAQSQLDWPHKIVIITTKKGKQAAIKGLLTPQPDGTPGQLKQLCDELGKPPVYLTEDNILAVSDADKQAMDDTRSEADQQALANFIVKEVAKLCSDPDTRLHTSIAGGRKTMTFYLGYAMSIFGRPFDRLSHVLVSEQYEYLPDFYFPTSASKLIENRNGEQFDCRDAQVTLSEIPFVSLRSLFSPAQIQLFNDMDYADLVAQVQLATNPDSINLTLYAHFNDACLMINDFEVDFSDNLMEYVFLLMCARQGEQSEIKRPSAVNIKADPELPQKLADNFLKALALFVTDTDYRDSMSRANKVNALTQNDAVCKHFTHKTLNDLVNKGMTLSMFDSRRNDLKTILQRQLPMTLVNIILPHPNTDSGGETSEKRTQGSFYRIPLHHYRIRIETKARY